The genomic interval TACCTTGTATTAAGATATATAATTGTGTTGTTATTGCCTGAAACCACTTGTAGAGTTAAGAAATTACAGCCGCTCCTCAGATGGACACATCTGTGCCATCAGCAAGTTCCGGGGTTTCTGGAAAGCAGGGCCCCTGCTGTACCTTGCTGCATTGTTGTCTGCTTTCCAGAGAGAATGTAATGAAAGTTATTCACCATGGAAAGTAAGGctgctttcatttgtatattcataCGTGAACCGAATACTGGTGAATGCTGCAATTGTCACTCTAGGTGGCTAAGATGGATCTATAAGAATGTAATGTTTATGCAGAGTGTAAGTGGAGCTCCTCCACTTCCACCTGCCCTGGCacacctcccctcatcccccaccccactctcccctaagcatagagtcatagagttatagttatagagcacagaaacaggcccttaggcccaacttgtccaagccaaccaagatgtctgtccgagctggtcccatttacctgcatttggcccataaccctccaaaccttttctatccatgtaactgtctaaatgtcttttaagtgtggCTTGGTCTAAAGACTTGCATCTGGGACAGGATCGGGTGGGTGTGAGATGCTGGAATGCAGTTATAACTTCAATTTACCTGGATATCTTCCTTCTCCAAATCTATCGCCTTCAAGGGAATTCCATCAGGCATTTTCACACTGAATATTCTGGTTGTGGTTAATGAAGCAGCTGCTGTTACCATGGCGCTGTGGAATGAAACTTCTGCAATAGGAGCCTTGTGATGTAACAACACAACAGCATCAAACAGCACTGAGAATTAACACATGAAAGATTGAACACAGGCCAATTATCCTTCTCATTTATGGATCAATTTTAGTTTAACTTTATCTCCACTCTTCCAAAGCAATTTTTGGATTAGTttttatctccagcattttgtttacagAATTCTGTGTCTTCCAATGCTCAATGGAGTTCATCCCAGTAATACTCTGAGATCACTTTCAGCTGCTCGCAACCGTATGATCTCTTAGACTACAtaatttccccttcccccaaaGCAAAACTATCATTACCCAAGATTAGTAATTTTCATCCACAAGTAAATCATAACTCCTTTCTCTCTATTAATTAGTGGGTGTATCCTGGGCTGCATTACACCAGTCTCTCTTTTTTATGTGTTTACACGACAACACTAGTAGAGATATTAGCTGAAACAAAATTAAGTTTTGTAAAATTTGCAAGACTATAAGACACAAGTGCAAAAGTGATGAGCATTAAGCAACACTGCAGATGAGAATAGAGTTTACAAACAATTTAATGTTTTGAATAGAAATTTTAAATTTGTAGCTTCTTATTAGTTAGGTGGAAGACTATTTTAGGAAAGAGCTAGTTTAAAGATTCTAAAGGTAAGTATAGACCATTCTGTTTACAAAGGCAGGACTGCAGGTTGAATTACCTGCTATATTTGACTATAGTTTTTGCTATTTTGAAGGAGGAAGTTATAATTTGGAAAGCTATGTGTTATACACCTCCTTCAAAGTTAAATCTGCAATGCATCCTGTTATTATTGCTTGTCACTCAGTGAGTTCCCAGGTACAAGGGAGTTAATAGAATCAGCACTAAGGTTCATGATAGGATTACATGGAGCAAGTTGTATTACTGACAGTACTGGGCCTGAACCCTGCCCTGTGCTGATGTTCTCACACCATTGATGTTCCCCATGTCTTggtgtggaattggaattggtttattattgtcacatgtatcgatgtacagtgaataacttgtcttgcataccgttcacaccgatcagttcattatacagtgcattgaggtaatacaaagtaaaacaatacagaatgcagagtaaagtgtcacagccacagagaaagggcagtgcaggtagacaataaggtgcaaggtcataacgaggtagattgtgaggtcaagcgttcattttatcatactagggaaccattcaatagtcctataacagtgggatagaaggtgtccctGAGCcaagtggtatgtgttttcaggcttttgtaccttctgtctgatgggagaggggaggagagcaaatgtccggggtggatggggtctttggttatgctggctgctttaccgaggcagtgagaagtgtagacagagtcaatggaggggaggctggtttccgtgatgctgcCGGTGAAGCTTGATGGTGGGTGGGCCAGGGTGATTGATGTAGctgctcagtgctgagatgtggggcATGGGTCTGTTTCCTGGCCGGCACGGTTAGTGTGGACCtctgctggggactggcagcatctGCTCCATGTGTTAACAGGCCGCCTGGCTCCTATGATCTCTCATTCGTCATTTCCCGTTGGATGTGGTGGAAGCTGCCGTCCCCCCCTCTGTTTTGGCTGAACTGCTCTCCTCAGCCCAGAGATTGCTCAGGGAACAGCCCTGAAGCCCAAATATCAACACTTAGCAGCTGCATGCAGGCCCAGCCCATCCAACACCACCCCTCACACACAGCCTCTCCGCAATTCGTTGCTGTGGGAACACCTGCGGAGGGCAGGAGTTTGCCTACGTTCCCAGCACAGAGGTGGATAGCCCGACTGGCTGCACCAGTCAGTGTTCTGTCTGGAGgactgttgtgaaacaggttcgaggtctcagaggcaaggactctgaacacagtcttagagataaatgatttatttacgaaagacaaatgcggggaaatggccaggtgtgcgctgatgggtggggcggggccaaatcttgattggcagtggtgtgtcttccgaccaggtagggggtaGCGCTGTCacccgaccaggtaggggcagtggtgtcacgtgacagccacgaccctccacaatacaaggaCCAAGAGCATTGTAACGAAATAGGCTCCCTGCTGGGTAGCGCAGTGCGGTACCAGTGTACTGTAATTATTTGTTTCCAATTTCATAGTTGACGGCCTGAGTGACTTGTTAGATACTGAATAGAATGGGGAAAGCAAGCCCAACACAATACTTCTGAATGCATCATGAAACCAGGAGTAGGGTGCAGATGGAGCAGCCTCAATGGACCTGCTGGTCTTTTCCTGCTTGAAAATGTAGTTAATTTATAAATCCAAGGTTTTGAAGGACAAATTACTGACATCTAGTGGCACTGAGAGAGTACTGCACATTACAGTGCTTTTGTAGCTGAAGACCTCCATGCAAGAACAATTGGATATGGTTTGTAAATATATTTGCCTGTTCCAGGATTTTTAAAGAATGTGATTCTAATATTAATTTGTAAGCATCTTAACATATTTGCAAAGTTCAAAGTTGTGTTTTATTAATAGGGTAACTCACCTTGCAGCTGGGTAGAGTCCCCATTTCATTATACAGGTTGACATTACCCACAATATAACTAAGTGTCACTTGTTATTAAGCAGATTGAGAGCTGTTTATTGCATAATTGTTACCAATTACTGTTTGCTTAACAAGATAAGAATTACTCCAACTAAATCTTTTATTCAACAGATTTGGAGGAATcttgaatggcctgtttgctaACAGTTATATATTTCCCTCATTTTCAGGTGAAGTGGATGATGTATTGGATTGTCTTTGCATTTTTTACTacagcagagactctcacagatATAATCCTGTCATGGTGAGTAGAAAAATATGGAAATCACAATACTGGAGTTCTGAAACATATACACAGACTATTATTGGATATTACATGCTCCACGAAGGCATGTAGCCGTGTGTgcacttttctttctttctgactTTTGATCGGCCTTGCAATATGTCAAGATTGCCCTCACCCAGAGATTGGATGAGTGACAGATGAAAAATCTAGCTTATCCACTCAGACAAGAGATTCATGTCATGTCAGttatcgagtttattgtcatatgcacaagtacatgtatgcacaggtgcaatgataaacttacttgcagcagcatcacaggcacatagcatcaaataagcggcattcacaagaaaaacataaattaaacatacacaatttttacaagaccacaattagaacaaaaaaaacaaagtccgttgtagtgcaaagtgatcaaagtggtcatagtgttgctagactgtagtgattagggttgtgccaattggttcaCACTTGACTCTTGGATAAAACCAAGATTTAGGTCTCTCCATCCTATCGAGAAGACGATTCCAAGTGTTGGCCACTCTTTGTGAATTAATGAAAAGTTCTTTTCAGAAGGAAGTTTTCTTTCCAACAGTGGAACCCAGGTTCTCTTGTTCTAGTACACTGGCTATCTGCAGAATAATCCCTTTCTGGGACTACATTCATTAGCTCTGGAAAGCAAGCTGCGTGGGTGTGATTCAAATGCTGCTAGAATGGATGAAACAATTATAAAGCATTGAGAAAGAATTTTTGTGACATTTAGTGCCTGCCCTACCATTTGACAAGGTTGTTGGCAAGGAACTGAAGCCAAAGTAGGAGAACTGAGAGGACCTGGGGAGATAATTTACAGACTTTTGTTAATTACTTAATCTCTCTGCTCAATCATCTCGCTATTGTGTTCCCACAGGTTTCCATTTTACTTTGAGTTGAAGATAGCTTTCGTTATCTGGTTGCTGTCTCCATACACAAAAGGGTCCAGCGTTCTGTACAGAAAATTTGTCCACCCAACCTTGTCCAGCAAAGAGAAGGTATCACTGATTTGGCTGGATTGTAATCTTTACCCCCACACTCTGATGGACCAATTGGGTCCATGTCTAAAAttcaatatcagaatcagaataagaattATCACTctcttaaatgacgtgaaatttgttgttttgtggcagcagtacagtgcaaagacataaaattactataaattacaaaataaataaacagtgcaaaaaaaagaataacgaagtagtgttcatgggttcatgggtcattcaaaaatctgatggcggaggggaagaagctgttcctgaattgttgagtgtgggtcttcaagcttctgtatctcctgcccgatggtagtaacgagaaaaggggatgtcttggatggtgaaggtcctttgagatggatgccgccttcttgaggcactgccccttgaagatgtcctcgatggtgggaagggttatgcctgtgatggagctgagtctacaaccctctgcagcctcttgcgatcctgtgcattggagcctccaaaccaggctgtgatggaaccagtcagaatgctctccaccgtacatctgtggaaatttggtgacatatcaaatctcctcaaactcctaacgaagtagagccgctggtatgcctttttcatgattgcatcaatgtgttgggcccaggatagatcctccgaaatACTGACACCCAggaattgaagctgctcaccctttccactgctgacccctcaatgaggactggtgtgtgttctcccgacttccccttcctgaagtccacaatcaaatccttggtcttgctgactttgagtgtgaggttgttgttgtgacaccactcaaccagccgatttatctcactcctgtgcacctcctcgtcgccatcagagattttaccaacaacagtagcgtcatctgcaaatttatagacagtgtttgagctgtgcttagccacacagtcatgagtgtagagagtgtaGAGCAataggctaagcacacatccttgaggtgcacctgtgttgactgtcagcgaggagatgttattaccgacctgtactgactgtggtctcccgatgagaaagttgagaatccagttgcagagggaagtacagaggcccaggtttagaaagTGATTAATATTGAGGGGATGACGgttttgaatgctgagctgtaatcgacaGCTTGACATATGTGCTCCAAAACAGagcggagagccagtgagactgcGTTGGCTATAGACCcattgtggcggtaggcaaattgcagtcggtccaggtccttgctcaggcaggagttaattctagccataaccagcctctcgaagtacttcatTACAGaaaatgtgggtgtcactgggtgatagtcattgaggcagctcaccctgctcttcttgggcactggtatgattgcggctcttttgaagcaggtgggaacctcaggccTCAGCAGTTGGTCggaacagattttcagtacccggccaggtacaccgtcagggcctgatACCTTGAGAGGGTTCACACTCTTGAAGGATGCTCTGACATCggtctctgagacagagatcacagggttgccggatgctgtggggattctcaCAGATGTAGtgctattctccctttcaaagcgtgcgtaaaaggcattgagctcatcggggagcgaagcatcactgccatttatgctgttaggtatCTCACCAATACCTGACCAATTGTTGGAGTTTATGCTGATGTTAAACCAGAAGATAGAAATGAAGCTTGGGGAAGATGTGCAGGATTCCACGAACATTTTATAACATAGTAGTAACTTGATATGGTTCATTGTAATTAAAATTTTGAACTATATTTCTATTGGGAATTATCTGGTCCAGCTTGTGTTTATCAAACAATGAAGATCCAGTGCAATGAAGTTATCTTGGGGTTTTGCATTTTTCTTCAGTATTTATCAGGCAGGGACATCACCTTCCTGAACTGAAAATTAGTAATTTGTTGAGGGAGTTTCATAAACAGAAGTGGTACCACAAATATTTGCCATTAATTTTGTCATACCTTTTTAGGTTATTACAAATTATTGAAGGGTTGTTCCAACACATTGTGTTTCTGGCACAAATATTATACGTCTACCTAAGAATTTCGTGTTGCTTTTAAATGGTTCATTCTTAATGCTGttaagatcaaggaaggagaatTTCAAGATGAATTAGGCATTCTCTGTCAAGATCTCTTGACCTTGAACTGCATTGAATTTGGGAGCAATAAATGTCTTCCTCCTGCACTCTGATAAACTGGAAGTGTAATATTCCAACACTAGATAAGTGGTGATTGTGCAATAGAGAGTTACCGGCAAAATGACAAGTGGTGCTGAGTTTTGTTCGGATATCTTGCCATTCCACCGTACTTGACTCAGTCTTGGTTAATGTGATTGCTAAGCCAATCAGCTGATGCATGTAAGCAAAGAAAGTGCCTGTCATTTACTGAGTAAGAATGGGCAGACAGTGTCAcaatcacacagcagggaaacaggcccctcatcccaactggtccatgctgtgttgcccagcgaacttgtcccatctgccagcatttgacccacagccctctcctatccatgtacttatctggatggcttttaaatgttgctaatgtgcctgcttcaaccactatttgtggcagctcattccaaatatgcaccaccctttgcatgaagaagctgcccctgacgtcccttttaaatctctcacctctgattttaaacctgtgctctcttgtttttagcaccccactccatgggaaaaagactatgtgctttcaccctgtctatgcccctcatgatcttatccgcttctatcaggtcacccctcaatcttctatgtttcagggaataaagtactagtctacgcaacctctccttgtaactcaggcctccaagtccgggcaatatcctggtaaatcttttctgcactctctctagtttaataacatctttcctataacagggtgaccaaaactgtacacagtactccaagtgcggcctcatcaatgtcttatataactgcaccataacttcccaactcctatactcaatgccctgattgatgaaggccagcaggccaaacaccttctttgccaccctatccacctgtgacactgctttcagcaaactatgcatttGAACTCCTAGgtccacaacactccccatggcctaccattcactgtttaagttctaccctggtttgatctcccaaaatgcaatacctcacatttatctggattgaaagccatttgccaatcctcagcccacatacctagctgatcaagatccccctgtaatttttcataatcttctacactatgtaaacaccacctattttaatatcattggcaaacttactaaccatgccttgcacattcacatccaaatcgtttatagaaattacaaacaacaaaggtcccagcactgacctctgtggcacacccctagacacaggcctccagtctgagaaatgaCTCtcgaccatcatcctctgcttcctaccattgagccaattatgaatccaatctgctatctccccctggatcccatgcaatctaaccttctagactagcCCGTTATGAGGGACcaggtcaaaggccttgctaaagtccatatagacaacatccacttccctaccctcatctaccctctcgGTTACCTCCTccaagaactccaagagattcgtcagacatgacttcccacacacaaagttgtgttgactgtcccaaatcagaccctttCTCTcgaaatgttgatagatcctgtccctcagaatcccctacaGCAATTTATCCATGACTGATGCcagactcactggcttgtagtttcctggcttttttttgctatcctttttaaacaatggtaccacattaactactctccagtcctttggaacttcacctgtggctagagatgaagcaaaaatctctgcaaaggcctctgcagtttcttctccagctttccacaaggtccaagaatgcactaggtcaggccctggggatttatccatcttaatgcactttaagtcctccagtacctcctccctgctaattcttatgtggtccaagacaacactcccccatttccttagcttccattgtttcctccacagtaaaaactgaagagaaatattcattaaaaatctgtccaatttcctttggttccacacacggatggccatgctgatctttaaggggacctattctctccctagtcacccttgtACTCTTAAGATACCTGTAGAatttcttgggattttgcctcaccttgcctgccagatccttctcatttctttttgccctcctagcTCCTCTCTTAAGGGCACTCCTACACTTTTTGTAGTCATCAATAGTGTAGTGATGTAGTGATACATATTTTTTTCACGTCCTCCTCCTCTCACGAATACAGTTGACTTGCATGGGAGCTCACTACTCTTTACATCTGCAGTTGACAATGAATAATATTCTTTCTATTGACCTTGACTTATTGACTTGCTTTGTGCACTCTTAGTATCTGAATGTAGACTTGGGTAAATATTGCCAGTAATTCCATACGATCCTCAGGAGTGTGGCATGATTCCAACCTTCCCTCCAGGTAGGCAAGAACAGTTGGCCCACCTGTGAACAAAAATGGTTATTTTCCATTGATCTTAAACTCATTAAGTTGAGACATGGTTTCAAAATTCCACCACTGCTAAGCTAATTATAAGAGTCCTTGTAAGCTGGGACATTTTAGGGTCAGAGGGGCAAATGGGGAAACATTAGCAAATGTCAATATTGTTTGCTGCCCAACAGCAGGCCCAAGTAATAGTCTAAGAGGCAGAATGACTCACAAGTGGGAGAGCCAGAGTCTAAGAGGCAGAATGACTCACAAGTGGGAGAGCCAGAGATAGAAGGCCACAGCCAAGGAACATTGGAAGAGAGATTGAACAGATGGATTGGAAGTGTTGGGGGTAATGGGAGAGATTCTGGCTCGGTATTGAGTGGGATGATTAGTCAGTATATGGTGGAAAAAGGTCCAGGGGATGTATTCAAAACAGTACTTGGGAACATGTTATGAATGactaacctgaaataaaaatcctGGTATTTTCTTCCCCCGAACGAATGAAGATATTGTCAATGCTAtagtacagatcctccccaggttactaACGCCCACCTTATGGACAGCCCATACAAATGAACAAGCAACTGGGAGACCAGCAGAATGGATTTGTCAGCTGTtgcggggctgcagacatctgccgtgtgggaacttggttggcagcaatatcattgcatcttgcaaaGAAGTCtaaatggttgagttaaatgccctggtcTAATTGCGCATTGCTCTTGGTTggcctgtttttatttaaagataTTGCCAGGTGGCCacgtttctgacttacaaactatttgggttatgaacagttctcaggaacagaaccctgttgtaacttgGGGAGGATCCGTAGTTTTAATGGATTGATGCTCCTTTAGCCAATACGAGCACAGGGATAGTTGTGAACAATTAAAGTTGACAATTCTAGAAGTGCTGCAGATTGccccctttttatttctaattctaCTTTCTCTTCTCATCATGCTTAGGAAATTGATGAGTACATAAGCCAAGCCAAAGATCGCAGCTATCAGACCATGATGCGGTTTGGGAAACGTGGACTAAATCTTGCTGCCAATGCTGCAGTAACTGCTGCAGCTAAGGTAATTGTAAAATGCATTTACCCAAGATTTTTACATTATGTTGTTTAATTGTTGGGCTATGTTTTGGCCTCAGGACTTCCTGTACAAGTCATAATCTCCTCAATTCTGCCAGATGGGAATGATTTAATTTCTATTCCATATATTTGCCCTGCCTCAAGCAGGCAGAGTAAAGACTAGAGTCACACATCAGTCCTTCAGTACTTTAAATGGACAAGATCACACAACAGAATTGGAGATCTTCACTGCACAGAAACCATGGAATAGTTATTCTTGTGCCAGCTCTCTTGAAAGACCCATTTGTTCAATGGCATGAAGTTGTCTGTGGATTGTACTTGCACTATTGATTTTAGTGGGGATTCCAGGTGCTAAACAAATGAATACGTGAGTAAAAATTCCTTCAACTTCTCCCCTTATTCTTTTGATGATGATAATTAAAAAACAAATACTAAGCAGCAGAAATAGTTTTCCTGTTTATCTCCTCAAAAACCCAAATGTAAACACATgcagtgaaaataaaacactgGTCACATGAAGTGGTTTAAGATTCCTAAATGCCTCCTGCTGATTAAAGCTTTTCATTGCTACTATCAACtaggtgaatcccttctgccaaagATGAACATCCTTGCATTCATTCCTTAGATAAGGAGCATAAAATTGGGCACATGACTCTAACTGTCCAATTAGATGATTTATGTATTTAgtgttatttctttctttctactCCTTACCATGTTATCACAAGCTGACTGGTTCAAATTAGGTCAGTGCCACCATACGTTGGATAGTCAGGTGGTTTGTGGCAGGTGAGAAAACCTTTTTGTTTGTGGGCCCATAGACTTATGAGGCTTAGGGCATTCGTGAGGCTTGGACTACTGAACTGGCCATGCAAAACACAAGGCCTTGCTTCAGGGGGTCTTGGGAAAGCGTGGGACCAGGGATGTGGGAGTAAGAACCAGCTATGCACTGAAGGGTGGTTGCTGGATGTCATGGGGCGAGGTATCAGAGGTTACTTTGCAGGGCTTATTTTGCAAGTACTCACTGGAAATTTAGGTGCTAGAAGTGATGGGCAGAAATTAATGCACATACTCTAAAGGAAGAGTAAGCATTTGTGTATTTAACAGCCCATTTCCATACTCCAGAAGCTGTTAGACTTCCTCCATTATTACACCGAGGGATGAAAGTTCTAAATAATTATGTAAGATAAtaataaggagaggtcggacaaaatagggttgttttttctggagcgacAGTGGCTGAGAGgaaatctgatggaagtttatgaaATGCTGAGAGgcttggatagagtagacagttggtatctttttcccatggtgaaaatgtccaatactagggggcatgcatttaatgtgaggggggaaagttcaaaggagatgtgtggggcaagtttattttaaactAACCTGAGCAAGGAGTGTGCTGGACATAATATGAGCCCTCTCTATGAATTACTCAGGTTAGCCCTCAGCAAGTACAAAACTATGACTGTCCTATCCCTTCACCACGTGAATCCCAGAAAATGGGCTCTATACTTTCCCCATCACAGATATTTGCACTGGTATTCTTACACCAAGCCTGCAAATGTGGGGTTGAtgtgacatttttttaaatatctgaccAATGGAGGGGATGGTGCCTTTGTAGACACCGTCTATATATCTAGCAGCAGGGCCAGGTGATTTTGAGGTGGGAATGTGAGGATCCCAAGTATTCCCATCAGAAGTTGGTAGTGAAGTATCCACATCCACTTCCTCCAGCACAGCTTGTGCAGCTCTTTCATCTGTAAGTAATTCAGAAACTGACTTTTCTTATCGTAGTTGGAATCTCTTTTACAAAGCCTTAATGAAGTACTCTCTCCTCTGCAGTACATTTAAATCTCCCTTCTACtttaattgcacacaatattgtttaaattcagaaatcttttgaattctcggAAATCAAGTCTGGTGCTTGTCACTCTAGTAAGGAATATTCTGGTGATGTCCTCAATCACTATTTTACAAGTTGGCTATCCTGCTGCTGTGAGGTTTCACTTGCTGCCAACATCTGCTTTGTTGTCCAGGGCCAAGGAGTGCTGTCAGACAAGCTGCGGAGTTTCAGCATGCAGGACCTGACATTGCTCAGAGATGAAGACTCGATCCACCTGCGCAGCACTGACCCCCACATGAGAATGTCTACAAGCAATATTCTGGAAACAATAAGTGATTCTGGTACATTTTCAAAAAAGCACTCACTCGGGGCACATTATTCCTTTTATCATTAAGCTGACCACATGAGCAAACATTACCGACAAGTATGAACATGGGTTTTCTTCTGCTCATTCACAAGATGTACTCAGAAATGATAGAGCAGTAATGGATCAAAGAATCAATATTAAGCATTCATTCATTATTTCAATCAGATTGGGGATTCAGGTACTGTGATTTGTCCGTTATTCCATGAAGGAGCAGTGTGGGGCATTGCACAACTGCCAGATGCA from Pristis pectinata isolate sPriPec2 chromosome 4, sPriPec2.1.pri, whole genome shotgun sequence carries:
- the LOC127569247 gene encoding receptor expression-enhancing protein 2-like isoform X3, giving the protein MVSWMISRLVVLIFGTLYPAYSSYKAVKTKNVKEYVKWMMYWIVFAFFTTAETLTDIILSWFPFYFELKIAFVIWLLSPYTKGSSVLYRKFVHPTLSSKEKEIDEYISQAKDRSYQTMMRFGKRGLNLAANAAVTAAAKGQGVLSDKLRSFSMQDLTLLRDEDSIHLRSTDPHMRMSTSNILETISDSDAHRVPSGEELGSAQAQKSDGEQPDVKLEQADEDIVDKVPKRTQSLKASKQKLQRSEPQSKSVKLRAKKRATSTTSSPESA